In one Drosophila pseudoobscura strain MV-25-SWS-2005 chromosome X, UCI_Dpse_MV25, whole genome shotgun sequence genomic region, the following are encoded:
- the mnb gene encoding serine/threonine-protein kinase minibrain isoform X2, protein MYRLEDTNSGGVMDKSKQKLSAYGSSAGTVAVDASQGGGNGGGGGGRQRHAPLYGRFVVEEDLPATHRDVMHHHPSPSSSSEVRAMQARIPAHFRDPASGPLRKLSVDLIKTYKHINEVYYAKKKRRAQQTQGDDDSSNKKERKLYNDGYDDDNHDYIIKNGEKFLDRYEIDSLIGKGSFGQVVKAYDHEEQCHVAIKIIKNKKPFLNQAQIEVKLLEMMNRADAENKYYIVKLKRHFMWRNHLCLVFELLSYNLYDLLRNTNFRGVSLNLTRKFAQQLCTALLFLSTPELNIIHCDLKPENILLCNPKRSAIKIVDFGSSCQLGQRIYHYIQSRFYRSPEVLLGIQYDLAIDMWSLGCILVEMHTGEPLFSGCNEVDQMNKIVEVLGMPPKYLLDQAHKTRKFFDKIVTDGSYVLKKNQNGRKYKPPGSRKLHDILGVETGGPGGRRLDEPGHSVSDYLKFKDLILRMLDFDPKTRVTPYYALQHNFFKRTADESTNTSGAGATANAGAGGSGGGGCSGGGGGPGASTSSSSAVSASSAPAAAAAAAASSSSTTSSTNTTGGGGGGNGSGGSTGSGLAVSASQQPMSLPLPLAGPGGVSSSTSVVDAHSHGLHALMHSNAAASAMNNFSALSLQPAAHPSALAAHNSHHSSNSSSIHSNSNSNNSSHSNSNSSHSNSLNSLNHINSNSNSGGGNSRRHMYGSNNSYSHPMDCDPPHGQVMPPPPPNGRMRVPALLPMPNNYAPTSLPYYGNMSAAAAAAAAAAAAAASHLMMTDSSVISASAAGGPAGPASMGATAATAVPVPVSAFMPLPLQPLPLPLQLPLSTSSSSTGGMSSMPMPMPMPMPMPMPMPMSMQSAGQRRHVVGSVGAGGGVGVGVGAPGNSSGSATGASSDASSSSPMVGVCVQKNPVVIH, encoded by the exons ATGTATAGATTAGAGGATACGAATAGCGGCGGCGTTATGGATAAGAGTAAACAGAAAT TATCTGCTTATGGGTCCAGTGCGGGCACCGTTGCCGTGGACGCATCGCAGGGTGGTGGTAacggtggtggcggcggcggcagacAGCGTCATGCACCGCTCTATGGACGCTTTGTGGTCGAAGAAGATCTGCCTGCCACGCATCGTGATGTGATGCATCAT CACCCTAGTCCTTCGTCTTCGTCGGAGGTGCGTGCCATGCAGGCCCGCATTCCCGCACACTTTCGCGATCCCGCTTCAGGACCATTACGAAAGCTGAGCGTCGATCTGATAAAGACCTATAAGCACATCAACGAG GTATACTATGCGAAAAAGAAGCGACGAGCCCAACAAACACAGGGCGACGATGATTCGTCCAACAAAAAGGAGCGCAAATTATATAACGATGGCTATGACGATGATAATCATGATTATATAATCAAGAATGGTGAAAAGTTCTTGGATCGCTATGAGATTGATTCGCTGATCG GCAAGGGCAGTTTCGGTCAAGTGGTGAAGGCCTACGATCACGAGGAGCAATGTCATGTGGCGATCAAAATAATTAAGAATAAGAAACCGTTCCTAAATCAGGCACAAATCGAGGTCAAGCTGCTCGAGATGATGAATCGTGCGGATgctgaaaataaatattatatcg TCAAGCTCAAGCGTCACTTTATGTGGCGCAACCATCTGTGCCTGGTCTTCGAGCTGCTCTCATACAACCTGTACGATCTGCTTAGGAACACAAATTTCCGCGGCGTCTCGCTGAACCTCACGCGTAAATTTGCGCAGCAACTGTGCACGGCGCTGCTGTTCCTTAGCACGCCCGAACTGAACATAATACACTGTGATTTGAAGCCCGAGAATATCTTGCTATGCAACCCGAAGCGCTCGGCCATAAAGATTGTTGACTTTGGCAGCTCCTGCCAGTTGGGACAGCGC atCTATCACTACATCCAGTCGCGTTTCTACCGATCGCCAGAGGTGCTACTGGGCATACAGTACGATCTGGCCATCGATATGTGGTCGCTGGGCTGCATTTTGGTTGAGATGCACACGGGCGAGCCGCTCTTCTCTGGCTGCAATGAGGTCGATCAGATGAACAAGATTGTCGAGGTTCTGGGCATGCCGCCCAAGTATCTGCTCGATCAGGCGCACAAGACGCGCAAGTTCTTTGACAAGATCGTCACCGATGGCTCCTATGTTCTAAAGAAGAACCAGAATGGACGCAAATACAAGCCCCCGGGATCGCGAAAGCTCCATGACATACTCGGCGTGGAGACGGGCGGTCCGGGTGGTAGGCGATTGGATGAGCCCGGGCATTCGGTGTCGGATTATCTCAAGTTCAAGGATCTGATATTGCGCATGCTGGACTTTGACCCAAAGACGCGCGTCACACCGTACTATGCCTTGCAACACAACTTCTTCAAGCGCACCGCCGACGAGTCGACCAACACAAGTGGCGCCGGTGCCACAGCGAATGCCGGAgccggtggcagcggcggcggtggctgcagtggtggtggcggcggacCGGGTgcgagcaccagcagcagcagtgccgtCTCTGCCAGTTcagcgccagcagcggcagctgcggcagcggccaGTTCAtcctccaccacctcctcAACGAACACAaccggcggtggcggtggtggcaacggcagcggcggcagcactGGCTCTGGATTGGCGGTGTCGGCGTCGCAACAGCCGAtgtccctgccactgccactggcggGTCCGGGCGGTGTATCGTCGTCAACGTCTGTGGTGGATGCCCATAGCCATG GTCTGCATGCACTAATGCACTCAAATGCCGCGGCCAGCGCCATGAACAACTTCTCTGCCCTCAGTCTGCAGCCCGCCGCCCATCCGTCTGCGCTGGCTGCCCACAACAGccaccacagcagcaacagcagcagcattcacagtaacagtaacagcaacaacagcagtcacagtaacagcaacagcagccacagtaACAGTCTGAATAGCCTAAACCACATTaacagcaacagtaacagTGGCGGAGGTAACAGTCGCCGCCACATGtacggcagcaacaacagctatTCGCATCCGATGGACTGCGATCCGCCGCACGGCCAGGTGATGCCGCCCCCACCGCCCAACGGACGCATGCGTGTGCCGGCCCTGCTCCCGATGCCGAACAACTATGCGCCAACATCCTTGCCCTACTACGGGAACATGTCAGCGGCCGcggccgcagctgctgctgctgctgccgcggccGCCTCTCACCTGATGATGACCGACTCCAGTGTGATCAGTGCGTCGGCGGCTGGCGGGCCAGCCGGGCCGGCATCGATGGGAGCTACCGCCGCCACTGCGGTACCTGTGCCCGTGTCCGCCTTtatgccactgccgctgcagccactgccactgccattgcaaCTGCCGTTGTCaacgtcctcctcctccacgggGGGCATGTCctccatgcccatgcccatgccgatgcccatgcccatgccaatgccaatgcccatGTCCATGCAATCCGCAGGCCAGCGACGACATGTCGTTGGGTCCGTTGGTgcgggtgggggtg
- the mnb gene encoding serine/threonine-protein kinase minibrain isoform X3: MSTALVYWQSMNGGSVANGHEKATDTGTASGSGSGSGSGSGGGGGAWSSSSSSHASSYMQPFAARDPNPLSMLKEAPLPPLPPPPHYINYLAQIGCQHRVRSYVNNDHDHVDHVDHGSRQFGSRFHRVQRGTADQVDGNILIGGGGALKQNQHHAIPATSYSLSAYGSSAGTVAVDASQGGGNGGGGGGRQRHAPLYGRFVVEEDLPATHRDVMHHHPSPSSSSEVRAMQARIPAHFRDPASGPLRKLSVDLIKTYKHINEVYYAKKKRRAQQTQGDDDSSNKKERKLYNDGYDDDNHDYIIKNGEKFLDRYEIDSLIGKGSFGQVVKAYDHEEQCHVAIKIIKNKKPFLNQAQIEVKLLEMMNRADAENKYYIVKLKRHFMWRNHLCLVFELLSYNLYDLLRNTNFRGVSLNLTRKFAQQLCTALLFLSTPELNIIHCDLKPENILLCNPKRSAIKIVDFGSSCQLGQRIYHYIQSRFYRSPEVLLGIQYDLAIDMWSLGCILVEMHTGEPLFSGCNEVDQMNKIVEVLGMPPKYLLDQAHKTRKFFDKIVTDGSYVLKKNQNGRKYKPPGSRKLHDILGVETGGPGGRRLDEPGHSVSDYLKFKDLILRMLDFDPKTRVTPYYALQHNFFKRTADESTNTSGAGATANAGAGGSGGGGCSGGGGGPGASTSSSSAVSASSAPAAAAAAAASSSSTTSSTNTTGGGGGGNGSGGSTGSGLAVSASQQPMSLPLPLAGPGGVSSSTSVVDAHSHDERR, translated from the exons ATGTCAACGGCTTTGGTTTATTGGCAGTCAATGAACGGCGGCAGCGTTGCAAATGGACATGAGAAGGCCACTGACACGGGCACAGCAtccggcagtggcagtggcagtggcagcggcagcggcggtggcggcggcgcctggtcgtcgtcatcatcatcacatGCATCCTCGTACATGCAACCCTTTGCTGCACGCGACCCAAACCCCCTATCAATGCTGAAGGAggcgccgctgccgccactgccgccgccgcctcatTACATCAATTATTTGGCACAAATTGGCTGCCAGCATCGTGTGAGAAGCTACGTTAATAATGATCATGATCATGTGGATCATGTGGATCATGGATCACGGCAATTCGGCTCCCGCTTCCACAGAGTCCAGCGGGGGACCGCCGATCAGGTGGATGGAAATATCTTgatcggcggcggcggtgcaCTGAAACAGAATCAACATCACGCAATACCTGCAACATCCTACAGTT TATCTGCTTATGGGTCCAGTGCGGGCACCGTTGCCGTGGACGCATCGCAGGGTGGTGGTAacggtggtggcggcggcggcagacAGCGTCATGCACCGCTCTATGGACGCTTTGTGGTCGAAGAAGATCTGCCTGCCACGCATCGTGATGTGATGCATCAT CACCCTAGTCCTTCGTCTTCGTCGGAGGTGCGTGCCATGCAGGCCCGCATTCCCGCACACTTTCGCGATCCCGCTTCAGGACCATTACGAAAGCTGAGCGTCGATCTGATAAAGACCTATAAGCACATCAACGAG GTATACTATGCGAAAAAGAAGCGACGAGCCCAACAAACACAGGGCGACGATGATTCGTCCAACAAAAAGGAGCGCAAATTATATAACGATGGCTATGACGATGATAATCATGATTATATAATCAAGAATGGTGAAAAGTTCTTGGATCGCTATGAGATTGATTCGCTGATCG GCAAGGGCAGTTTCGGTCAAGTGGTGAAGGCCTACGATCACGAGGAGCAATGTCATGTGGCGATCAAAATAATTAAGAATAAGAAACCGTTCCTAAATCAGGCACAAATCGAGGTCAAGCTGCTCGAGATGATGAATCGTGCGGATgctgaaaataaatattatatcg TCAAGCTCAAGCGTCACTTTATGTGGCGCAACCATCTGTGCCTGGTCTTCGAGCTGCTCTCATACAACCTGTACGATCTGCTTAGGAACACAAATTTCCGCGGCGTCTCGCTGAACCTCACGCGTAAATTTGCGCAGCAACTGTGCACGGCGCTGCTGTTCCTTAGCACGCCCGAACTGAACATAATACACTGTGATTTGAAGCCCGAGAATATCTTGCTATGCAACCCGAAGCGCTCGGCCATAAAGATTGTTGACTTTGGCAGCTCCTGCCAGTTGGGACAGCGC atCTATCACTACATCCAGTCGCGTTTCTACCGATCGCCAGAGGTGCTACTGGGCATACAGTACGATCTGGCCATCGATATGTGGTCGCTGGGCTGCATTTTGGTTGAGATGCACACGGGCGAGCCGCTCTTCTCTGGCTGCAATGAGGTCGATCAGATGAACAAGATTGTCGAGGTTCTGGGCATGCCGCCCAAGTATCTGCTCGATCAGGCGCACAAGACGCGCAAGTTCTTTGACAAGATCGTCACCGATGGCTCCTATGTTCTAAAGAAGAACCAGAATGGACGCAAATACAAGCCCCCGGGATCGCGAAAGCTCCATGACATACTCGGCGTGGAGACGGGCGGTCCGGGTGGTAGGCGATTGGATGAGCCCGGGCATTCGGTGTCGGATTATCTCAAGTTCAAGGATCTGATATTGCGCATGCTGGACTTTGACCCAAAGACGCGCGTCACACCGTACTATGCCTTGCAACACAACTTCTTCAAGCGCACCGCCGACGAGTCGACCAACACAAGTGGCGCCGGTGCCACAGCGAATGCCGGAgccggtggcagcggcggcggtggctgcagtggtggtggcggcggacCGGGTgcgagcaccagcagcagcagtgccgtCTCTGCCAGTTcagcgccagcagcggcagctgcggcagcggccaGTTCAtcctccaccacctcctcAACGAACACAaccggcggtggcggtggtggcaacggcagcggcggcagcactGGCTCTGGATTGGCGGTGTCGGCGTCGCAACAGCCGAtgtccctgccactgccactggcggGTCCGGGCGGTGTATCGTCGTCAACGTCTGTGGTGGATGCCCATAGCCATG ATGAACGCCGATGA
- the mnb gene encoding serine/threonine-protein kinase minibrain isoform X1 yields MSTALVYWQSMNGGSVANGHEKATDTGTASGSGSGSGSGSGGGGGAWSSSSSSHASSYMQPFAARDPNPLSMLKEAPLPPLPPPPHYINYLAQIGCQHRVRSYVNNDHDHVDHVDHGSRQFGSRFHRVQRGTADQVDGNILIGGGGALKQNQHHAIPATSYSLSAYGSSAGTVAVDASQGGGNGGGGGGRQRHAPLYGRFVVEEDLPATHRDVMHHHPSPSSSSEVRAMQARIPAHFRDPASGPLRKLSVDLIKTYKHINEVYYAKKKRRAQQTQGDDDSSNKKERKLYNDGYDDDNHDYIIKNGEKFLDRYEIDSLIGKGSFGQVVKAYDHEEQCHVAIKIIKNKKPFLNQAQIEVKLLEMMNRADAENKYYIVKLKRHFMWRNHLCLVFELLSYNLYDLLRNTNFRGVSLNLTRKFAQQLCTALLFLSTPELNIIHCDLKPENILLCNPKRSAIKIVDFGSSCQLGQRIYHYIQSRFYRSPEVLLGIQYDLAIDMWSLGCILVEMHTGEPLFSGCNEVDQMNKIVEVLGMPPKYLLDQAHKTRKFFDKIVTDGSYVLKKNQNGRKYKPPGSRKLHDILGVETGGPGGRRLDEPGHSVSDYLKFKDLILRMLDFDPKTRVTPYYALQHNFFKRTADESTNTSGAGATANAGAGGSGGGGCSGGGGGPGASTSSSSAVSASSAPAAAAAAAASSSSTTSSTNTTGGGGGGNGSGGSTGSGLAVSASQQPMSLPLPLAGPGGVSSSTSVVDAHSHGLHALMHSNAAASAMNNFSALSLQPAAHPSALAAHNSHHSSNSSSIHSNSNSNNSSHSNSNSSHSNSLNSLNHINSNSNSGGGNSRRHMYGSNNSYSHPMDCDPPHGQVMPPPPPNGRMRVPALLPMPNNYAPTSLPYYGNMSAAAAAAAAAAAAAASHLMMTDSSVISASAAGGPAGPASMGATAATAVPVPVSAFMPLPLQPLPLPLQLPLSTSSSSTGGMSSMPMPMPMPMPMPMPMPMSMQSAGQRRHVVGSVGAGGGVGVGVGAPGNSSGSATGASSDASSSSPMVGVCVQKNPVVIH; encoded by the exons ATGTCAACGGCTTTGGTTTATTGGCAGTCAATGAACGGCGGCAGCGTTGCAAATGGACATGAGAAGGCCACTGACACGGGCACAGCAtccggcagtggcagtggcagtggcagcggcagcggcggtggcggcggcgcctggtcgtcgtcatcatcatcacatGCATCCTCGTACATGCAACCCTTTGCTGCACGCGACCCAAACCCCCTATCAATGCTGAAGGAggcgccgctgccgccactgccgccgccgcctcatTACATCAATTATTTGGCACAAATTGGCTGCCAGCATCGTGTGAGAAGCTACGTTAATAATGATCATGATCATGTGGATCATGTGGATCATGGATCACGGCAATTCGGCTCCCGCTTCCACAGAGTCCAGCGGGGGACCGCCGATCAGGTGGATGGAAATATCTTgatcggcggcggcggtgcaCTGAAACAGAATCAACATCACGCAATACCTGCAACATCCTACAGTT TATCTGCTTATGGGTCCAGTGCGGGCACCGTTGCCGTGGACGCATCGCAGGGTGGTGGTAacggtggtggcggcggcggcagacAGCGTCATGCACCGCTCTATGGACGCTTTGTGGTCGAAGAAGATCTGCCTGCCACGCATCGTGATGTGATGCATCAT CACCCTAGTCCTTCGTCTTCGTCGGAGGTGCGTGCCATGCAGGCCCGCATTCCCGCACACTTTCGCGATCCCGCTTCAGGACCATTACGAAAGCTGAGCGTCGATCTGATAAAGACCTATAAGCACATCAACGAG GTATACTATGCGAAAAAGAAGCGACGAGCCCAACAAACACAGGGCGACGATGATTCGTCCAACAAAAAGGAGCGCAAATTATATAACGATGGCTATGACGATGATAATCATGATTATATAATCAAGAATGGTGAAAAGTTCTTGGATCGCTATGAGATTGATTCGCTGATCG GCAAGGGCAGTTTCGGTCAAGTGGTGAAGGCCTACGATCACGAGGAGCAATGTCATGTGGCGATCAAAATAATTAAGAATAAGAAACCGTTCCTAAATCAGGCACAAATCGAGGTCAAGCTGCTCGAGATGATGAATCGTGCGGATgctgaaaataaatattatatcg TCAAGCTCAAGCGTCACTTTATGTGGCGCAACCATCTGTGCCTGGTCTTCGAGCTGCTCTCATACAACCTGTACGATCTGCTTAGGAACACAAATTTCCGCGGCGTCTCGCTGAACCTCACGCGTAAATTTGCGCAGCAACTGTGCACGGCGCTGCTGTTCCTTAGCACGCCCGAACTGAACATAATACACTGTGATTTGAAGCCCGAGAATATCTTGCTATGCAACCCGAAGCGCTCGGCCATAAAGATTGTTGACTTTGGCAGCTCCTGCCAGTTGGGACAGCGC atCTATCACTACATCCAGTCGCGTTTCTACCGATCGCCAGAGGTGCTACTGGGCATACAGTACGATCTGGCCATCGATATGTGGTCGCTGGGCTGCATTTTGGTTGAGATGCACACGGGCGAGCCGCTCTTCTCTGGCTGCAATGAGGTCGATCAGATGAACAAGATTGTCGAGGTTCTGGGCATGCCGCCCAAGTATCTGCTCGATCAGGCGCACAAGACGCGCAAGTTCTTTGACAAGATCGTCACCGATGGCTCCTATGTTCTAAAGAAGAACCAGAATGGACGCAAATACAAGCCCCCGGGATCGCGAAAGCTCCATGACATACTCGGCGTGGAGACGGGCGGTCCGGGTGGTAGGCGATTGGATGAGCCCGGGCATTCGGTGTCGGATTATCTCAAGTTCAAGGATCTGATATTGCGCATGCTGGACTTTGACCCAAAGACGCGCGTCACACCGTACTATGCCTTGCAACACAACTTCTTCAAGCGCACCGCCGACGAGTCGACCAACACAAGTGGCGCCGGTGCCACAGCGAATGCCGGAgccggtggcagcggcggcggtggctgcagtggtggtggcggcggacCGGGTgcgagcaccagcagcagcagtgccgtCTCTGCCAGTTcagcgccagcagcggcagctgcggcagcggccaGTTCAtcctccaccacctcctcAACGAACACAaccggcggtggcggtggtggcaacggcagcggcggcagcactGGCTCTGGATTGGCGGTGTCGGCGTCGCAACAGCCGAtgtccctgccactgccactggcggGTCCGGGCGGTGTATCGTCGTCAACGTCTGTGGTGGATGCCCATAGCCATG GTCTGCATGCACTAATGCACTCAAATGCCGCGGCCAGCGCCATGAACAACTTCTCTGCCCTCAGTCTGCAGCCCGCCGCCCATCCGTCTGCGCTGGCTGCCCACAACAGccaccacagcagcaacagcagcagcattcacagtaacagtaacagcaacaacagcagtcacagtaacagcaacagcagccacagtaACAGTCTGAATAGCCTAAACCACATTaacagcaacagtaacagTGGCGGAGGTAACAGTCGCCGCCACATGtacggcagcaacaacagctatTCGCATCCGATGGACTGCGATCCGCCGCACGGCCAGGTGATGCCGCCCCCACCGCCCAACGGACGCATGCGTGTGCCGGCCCTGCTCCCGATGCCGAACAACTATGCGCCAACATCCTTGCCCTACTACGGGAACATGTCAGCGGCCGcggccgcagctgctgctgctgctgccgcggccGCCTCTCACCTGATGATGACCGACTCCAGTGTGATCAGTGCGTCGGCGGCTGGCGGGCCAGCCGGGCCGGCATCGATGGGAGCTACCGCCGCCACTGCGGTACCTGTGCCCGTGTCCGCCTTtatgccactgccgctgcagccactgccactgccattgcaaCTGCCGTTGTCaacgtcctcctcctccacgggGGGCATGTCctccatgcccatgcccatgccgatgcccatgcccatgccaatgccaatgcccatGTCCATGCAATCCGCAGGCCAGCGACGACATGTCGTTGGGTCCGTTGGTgcgggtgggggtg